Proteins found in one Geomonas subterranea genomic segment:
- a CDS encoding molybdopterin oxidoreductase family protein, protein MNVVTRRSVCPFDCPDTCGMLVQVENGKAVGVQGDPLHPFSRGTLCPKMRRYEKSVHSPLRLTTPLKRTGAKGSGGFVPISWDEAIATIAERWRAIIATHGAEAILPYSYAGTMGIVQRNAGHPFFHRMGASRLDRTICSPAKGAGWEAVMGKTATPPPESAGKSDLLILWGINAAATSIHFMNQVREVRQRGGEIWLIDTYETPTASAADRTFLVRPGSDGALALGMMHVIARDGLADRDFIAAQVQGFDELAAGVLPEFTPGHCAAITGLPPATIEEMARAYAAAKAPFIRLGSGLSRYGNGAMTVRSVCCLPALVGAYGKEGGGCFPDTATGAAFPMEILTREDLMPGAARLVNMNQLGHALNELDAPRVMGLYVYHSNPAAVTPDQNAVLTGLSREDLFTVVHERFMTDTARYADIVLPATSSLEHSDIYRSYGTYCIQRARAVVDPVGESKCNWEVFSLLAKAMGFGEEIFTLTPDQMIDRLLAVPKPLRAGIDEEALAEGRPVTLAARGGGFLTPSGKIEILNERLEEKLPRYLPTHEEQGRLPFRLMTAPTPYALNATFYEREELRESQGGMQLKMNPEDAAGKGLDDGAEVVAWNGLGEVTFRLQVTPKVPRGVVVAEGVWWLAYAPGERSVNALTSQRLTDQGGGSTFYDNRVDVRAGN, encoded by the coding sequence ATGAACGTCGTCACCAGGAGATCGGTCTGCCCCTTCGACTGCCCGGATACCTGCGGCATGCTGGTGCAGGTGGAAAACGGCAAGGCCGTCGGGGTGCAGGGTGACCCGCTCCATCCTTTCAGCCGCGGCACCCTCTGCCCCAAGATGCGCCGCTACGAGAAGAGCGTTCATTCGCCGCTGCGCCTCACCACTCCGCTTAAGAGAACCGGCGCCAAGGGAAGCGGCGGGTTCGTTCCCATCTCCTGGGACGAGGCCATCGCCACCATAGCGGAACGCTGGCGAGCCATCATCGCGACACACGGCGCCGAGGCGATCCTCCCCTATTCCTACGCCGGCACCATGGGGATCGTGCAGAGAAACGCCGGGCACCCCTTCTTCCACCGCATGGGCGCCTCCCGGCTTGACCGCACCATCTGTTCTCCCGCCAAGGGAGCGGGATGGGAGGCGGTCATGGGGAAGACGGCGACCCCTCCACCGGAATCGGCCGGCAAGAGCGATCTCCTGATCCTATGGGGGATCAACGCGGCCGCGACCAGCATCCATTTCATGAACCAGGTGCGCGAGGTGCGGCAACGCGGGGGGGAGATCTGGCTGATCGACACCTACGAGACCCCGACCGCCTCCGCCGCGGACCGGACCTTCCTGGTGCGCCCTGGAAGCGACGGGGCCCTCGCCCTGGGGATGATGCACGTAATTGCGCGCGACGGCCTGGCCGACCGCGACTTCATCGCGGCGCAGGTGCAGGGCTTCGATGAGCTGGCGGCCGGGGTGCTCCCGGAATTCACCCCCGGGCACTGCGCAGCCATCACCGGGCTCCCCCCCGCGACCATCGAGGAGATGGCGCGCGCCTACGCGGCCGCCAAGGCACCGTTCATCCGCCTGGGGAGCGGGCTGTCGCGCTACGGCAACGGCGCCATGACGGTGCGCTCGGTCTGCTGCCTTCCGGCCCTGGTCGGTGCCTACGGCAAAGAAGGGGGAGGGTGTTTCCCTGACACCGCCACCGGCGCCGCGTTCCCGATGGAGATCCTCACCAGGGAGGACCTGATGCCGGGAGCGGCGCGCCTTGTCAACATGAACCAGCTGGGGCACGCGCTGAATGAGCTCGACGCCCCGCGCGTGATGGGGCTCTACGTGTACCACTCGAACCCCGCCGCGGTAACCCCGGACCAGAACGCCGTGCTCACGGGGCTGTCCCGGGAGGACCTCTTCACCGTGGTGCACGAGCGTTTCATGACCGACACGGCCCGCTACGCCGACATCGTGCTCCCCGCCACCTCGTCGCTCGAGCACAGCGACATCTACCGTTCCTACGGCACCTACTGCATCCAGCGCGCCCGGGCGGTGGTCGACCCGGTGGGGGAGAGCAAGTGCAACTGGGAGGTCTTCTCCCTGCTGGCCAAGGCCATGGGGTTCGGGGAGGAGATCTTCACCCTGACGCCGGACCAGATGATCGACCGGCTCCTCGCCGTGCCCAAGCCGCTGCGGGCGGGAATCGACGAGGAGGCGCTCGCCGAGGGACGGCCGGTGACGCTCGCGGCAAGGGGGGGGGGATTCCTGACCCCTTCCGGGAAGATCGAGATCCTGAACGAGAGGCTGGAAGAGAAGCTGCCGCGCTACCTCCCCACCCACGAGGAACAGGGGAGGCTCCCCTTCCGGCTCATGACCGCGCCCACCCCCTACGCGTTGAACGCAACCTTCTACGAGCGCGAGGAGTTGCGGGAGAGCCAGGGGGGGATGCAACTCAAGATGAACCCGGAGGACGCCGCCGGCAAGGGACTTGACGACGGCGCGGAGGTGGTCGCCTGGAACGGGCTGGGGGAGGTGACCTTCCGGCTTCAGGTGACGCCCAAGGTGCCCCGGGGCGTGGTGGTCGCCGAGGGGGTATGGTGGCTCGCCTACGCGCCGGGGGAGCGCTCGGTGAACGCCCTCACCTCGCAGCGCCTGACCGACCAGGGGGGGGGGAGCACCTTCTACGACAACCGGGTCGACGTGCGGGCCGGCAACTGA
- a CDS encoding response regulator has translation MAKSKILLVDDTRLILELEKSFLKMSHVDVITAGNGAEALELVRKDPPDLIFMDLNMPVMDGISCCTLLKSDPFLSSIPVVMITTAGNDQDRVRAQQAGCDNFLTKPIDRRLFLDMARKYTDAVDRREARIPCQIPVLFLLQQSPVGAHALDIGDGGAFLASREEVVLNEELRIAFFLETGEVPLLEMKGRVAWVNQEGKRVHAGLPTGFGVEFVDAAQWQKDELKRYVEAQPLP, from the coding sequence GTGGCTAAATCTAAGATCCTGTTGGTGGACGATACCAGACTCATCCTGGAGCTGGAGAAGAGCTTTCTCAAGATGTCCCATGTCGACGTCATCACCGCCGGCAACGGCGCCGAGGCGCTGGAACTGGTCCGGAAGGACCCCCCCGACCTGATCTTCATGGATCTGAACATGCCGGTCATGGACGGCATCTCCTGCTGCACCCTGCTCAAGTCCGATCCCTTCCTCAGCAGCATCCCCGTGGTCATGATCACCACCGCCGGCAACGACCAGGACCGCGTGCGGGCGCAGCAGGCGGGATGCGACAACTTCCTGACCAAGCCCATCGACCGCCGCCTCTTCCTCGATATGGCACGCAAGTACACCGATGCCGTGGACCGGCGCGAGGCTCGCATCCCCTGCCAGATCCCGGTACTGTTCCTTCTGCAGCAAAGCCCCGTGGGCGCCCATGCCCTCGACATCGGCGACGGGGGGGCGTTCCTCGCCAGCCGCGAGGAGGTCGTTCTCAACGAGGAGCTGAGAATCGCCTTCTTCCTGGAGACGGGAGAGGTGCCGTTGTTGGAGATGAAGGGGAGGGTGGCCTGGGTGAACCAGGAGGGGAAACGCGTGCACGCCGGCCTGCCTACCGGCTTCGGGGTCGAGTTCGTCGACGCCGCGCAGTGGCAAAAGGACGAGCTGAAGAGGTATGTCGAGGCCCAACCTCTACCTTAA
- a CDS encoding PilZ-like domain-containing protein, producing the protein MEDDYTEYREALAPGMRIQIGIPLSGGGVFRDWGVISESGGDELHVQISRDVLPANVRVDVGFILDVSVRLGKDSYTCSGIVTDRLGSRVLLIRLFGRFTLSERRQFFRADMALKVRYDIVDESSRREVEQDWEVRKEREQMKFQGYDDFVIAAQMARFQPAKPIAWQDLLRAQLNLGGGGICLRMPTTARPDQLVNLELYLPLTPPRLVHAVGQVIHIKPPLPQRDGSSRYDVGMEFLLLDERDRDLIFRQISAVQISHLRKVADKRDVDELEEAPPAPLTRKQIATRAAWTLLFLFFAFLLGRYLITYSQAPPENEIQKTYEQSIRKYRHLDKNP; encoded by the coding sequence ATGGAAGACGATTACACCGAATACCGCGAGGCTCTCGCGCCGGGAATGCGCATCCAGATCGGCATACCGCTCTCCGGTGGCGGCGTGTTCAGGGACTGGGGCGTCATCAGCGAGTCCGGGGGTGATGAACTGCATGTGCAGATCTCCCGCGACGTCCTCCCCGCCAACGTTCGGGTCGACGTCGGCTTCATCCTCGACGTAAGCGTCCGGCTCGGCAAGGACAGCTACACCTGCAGCGGCATCGTCACCGACAGGCTCGGCAGCCGTGTCCTCCTGATTCGGCTTTTCGGCAGGTTCACCCTGAGCGAGAGGCGCCAGTTCTTCAGGGCCGACATGGCCTTGAAGGTCCGCTACGACATCGTGGACGAGTCCAGCCGCAGGGAAGTGGAACAGGACTGGGAGGTGCGCAAGGAGCGCGAGCAGATGAAGTTCCAGGGGTACGACGACTTCGTCATCGCGGCCCAGATGGCCCGCTTCCAGCCGGCCAAGCCGATCGCCTGGCAGGATCTGCTCCGGGCCCAGTTGAATCTCGGCGGCGGAGGGATCTGCCTCCGTATGCCCACCACCGCCCGGCCGGATCAGCTGGTCAACCTGGAACTGTACCTCCCGCTCACCCCGCCGCGGTTGGTCCATGCCGTGGGGCAGGTGATCCACATCAAGCCTCCCCTGCCGCAGCGCGACGGCTCCAGCCGATACGACGTGGGCATGGAGTTTCTTCTGCTGGACGAGCGGGACCGCGACCTGATCTTCAGGCAGATCTCCGCAGTCCAGATCTCCCATCTGCGCAAGGTCGCCGACAAGCGCGACGTGGACGAGCTGGAGGAAGCCCCTCCTGCCCCCCTCACCAGGAAACAGATCGCCACCCGTGCGGCCTGGACTCTTCTTTTCCTGTTCTTTGCCTTCCTCCTCGGCCGCTACCTCATCACGTACAGCCAGGCCCCCCCGGAAAACGAAATCCAGAAGACCTACGAACAATCCATCCGCAAGTACCGCCACCTCGATAAGAATCCGTGA
- a CDS encoding chemotaxis protein CheV: MEPNNKILLESGTNELEIVEFRIDEVDGKGNVVPCYFGVNVAKVREIIRLPETRKVVNSHPCVSGMIKLRDQVITLIDLSRSLNKNTDGIPADRVIVLEFNRIVVGIQVHSVSRIYRISWENVEPPVKAIHDANITGVVKMEDRIILILDFEKIIGELSSTMALATPGEDLMQANSALNRGARTILVADDSAFIRRTMCGSLREAGYQVVEAENGEEAWEHVQAVRQKCAGSGQPLKEVLSLVITDIEMPRMDGLHLTSLIRKEADLDGLPVVIFSSLASDDNKMKWRNLGASDILTKPDLPNLVQKADTLAL, translated from the coding sequence ATGGAACCGAACAACAAGATTCTGCTGGAAAGCGGCACCAACGAACTGGAGATAGTCGAATTCAGAATCGACGAGGTGGATGGCAAGGGGAACGTCGTCCCCTGCTATTTCGGCGTCAACGTCGCGAAGGTGCGCGAGATCATCCGTCTCCCCGAGACGCGCAAGGTGGTGAACTCCCACCCCTGCGTGAGCGGCATGATCAAGCTGCGCGACCAGGTGATCACCCTCATCGACCTCTCCCGCTCGCTGAACAAGAACACCGATGGCATCCCGGCGGACCGGGTCATCGTGCTCGAATTCAACAGGATCGTGGTCGGTATCCAGGTTCATTCCGTCTCCCGCATCTACCGTATCTCCTGGGAAAATGTTGAGCCCCCGGTCAAGGCCATCCACGACGCCAACATCACCGGCGTGGTGAAGATGGAGGACCGCATCATCCTGATCCTCGACTTCGAGAAGATCATCGGGGAACTCTCCTCGACGATGGCGCTGGCCACGCCGGGCGAGGACCTGATGCAGGCCAACTCCGCCCTGAACCGCGGCGCCAGGACCATCCTGGTCGCAGACGACTCGGCCTTCATCAGGAGGACCATGTGCGGATCGCTCAGGGAGGCGGGGTACCAGGTGGTGGAAGCCGAGAACGGCGAGGAGGCATGGGAGCACGTGCAGGCGGTACGTCAGAAATGCGCGGGTAGCGGGCAGCCGCTGAAGGAGGTGCTGAGCTTGGTCATCACGGACATCGAAATGCCCCGCATGGACGGGCTGCACCTGACCTCCCTGATCAGGAAGGAGGCGGACCTGGACGGGCTCCCGGTGGTGATCTTCTCCTCTTTGGCCAGCGACGACAACAAGATGAAGTGGCGCAACCTGGGCGCGAGCGACATCCTCACCAAGCCGGACCTCCCCAACCTGGTGCAAAAGGCGGACACTCTTGCCCTTTGA
- a CDS encoding Lon protease family protein encodes MSETDCRVPVDKLRWICDPALFNFKTTEDIAGLEGNIRQDRALAAIEFGLGMSNNGFNIYLAGESGTGRTSTIRQMLKKFVKGTCPPSDWCYVNNFRMPDAPLAIALPAGMGRGFAADMRELLDYVRGNIPTALESKEYETNRVTIIEQFQEKNGEIFSDLEQEAGEKGFALQRTVSGLVIVPQKEGRNFTQEEYEALEKDEREKLDTVGRELTEKLNDALRQVRENEKALRDALALLDRELGLSAVGHHLNPLREKYQGFAKVQQYLEDVQEDLLLNLEDFKPQVAPPQIPGLKIPKQEPTFERYEVNVLVENNPDNGAPIVFESNPTYNNLFGRIENIMQMGGVATTNFTLIKPGALHRANGGYLILDAREVMINPFAWESLKRCIRNMEIKIEDVLEQYRFMTVVSLKPEPIPLNAKIIMIGSLWIYYLLYYLEPDYRKFFKVKADFDSQVNRTPAVMQDYALFVAAHCCKEGLLPFDPTGVAALLEHASRLVEDQERLSSQFMELSDLIRESSYWAKRDGAQIVDRSWVKRAIQEKTYRSNRIEERIHEYLARGVILCDTKGSVVGQINGLSVITMGDYTFGRPSRLTIRVSQGRAGMVNIEREVKLSGPIHDKGVLILTGYLAGKFGQEQPLSFSAHICFEQSYEGVEGDSASSAELYGLLSAFSGLPVRQGIAVTGSVNQHGQIQPIGGVNYKIEGFFAVCKAKGLTGEQGVMIPKINEHNLMLSDEVVQAVSDGMFHIWSVSEVEEGIEILTGVPAGKVGDDGRYPEGSVNFLVQKKLKTMLDNMRKLQLQDKEGKEGKDEPVKLLE; translated from the coding sequence ATGTCCGAAACCGATTGCCGAGTCCCCGTTGACAAGCTCCGCTGGATCTGTGATCCCGCCCTCTTCAATTTCAAGACCACCGAAGACATAGCCGGCCTGGAGGGAAACATCAGGCAGGACCGGGCCCTCGCCGCCATCGAGTTCGGTCTCGGAATGTCCAACAACGGCTTCAACATCTACCTGGCCGGCGAATCCGGCACCGGCCGGACCTCCACGATCCGGCAGATGTTGAAGAAGTTCGTCAAGGGCACCTGTCCCCCCAGCGACTGGTGCTACGTCAACAACTTCCGGATGCCGGACGCACCACTGGCCATCGCGCTGCCGGCGGGCATGGGGCGGGGGTTCGCGGCGGACATGCGCGAACTCCTGGACTACGTGCGCGGCAACATCCCGACGGCGCTCGAAAGCAAGGAGTACGAGACCAATCGCGTCACCATCATCGAGCAGTTCCAGGAGAAAAACGGGGAGATCTTCTCCGACCTGGAGCAGGAGGCCGGTGAGAAGGGATTCGCGCTGCAGCGGACCGTTTCGGGCCTGGTTATCGTGCCACAGAAGGAGGGGCGGAACTTCACCCAGGAGGAATACGAGGCGCTCGAGAAGGATGAGCGGGAAAAGCTGGACACGGTGGGGCGCGAGCTGACCGAGAAGCTCAACGACGCGCTGCGCCAGGTGCGCGAGAACGAGAAGGCGCTCCGGGACGCGCTGGCGCTGCTGGACCGTGAACTGGGGCTGTCGGCGGTAGGGCACCACTTGAACCCGCTCAGGGAGAAATACCAGGGGTTCGCCAAGGTCCAGCAGTACCTGGAAGACGTCCAGGAGGACCTCCTGCTGAACCTCGAGGACTTCAAGCCCCAGGTCGCCCCGCCGCAGATCCCGGGACTCAAGATCCCCAAGCAGGAGCCGACCTTCGAGCGTTACGAGGTGAACGTCCTCGTGGAGAACAACCCCGACAACGGCGCCCCCATCGTCTTCGAGTCCAACCCCACCTACAACAACCTCTTCGGGCGCATCGAGAACATCATGCAGATGGGTGGCGTCGCCACCACCAACTTCACGCTGATCAAGCCGGGCGCGCTGCACCGCGCCAACGGCGGCTATCTCATCCTGGATGCGCGCGAGGTGATGATCAACCCGTTCGCGTGGGAATCGCTCAAGCGCTGCATCAGGAACATGGAGATCAAGATCGAGGACGTCCTGGAGCAGTACCGCTTCATGACGGTGGTTTCTCTAAAACCGGAGCCGATCCCGCTCAACGCCAAGATCATCATGATCGGCTCGCTCTGGATCTACTACCTGCTCTACTACCTGGAGCCCGACTACCGCAAGTTCTTCAAGGTGAAGGCCGACTTCGACAGCCAGGTCAACCGGACCCCCGCGGTGATGCAGGACTACGCCCTCTTCGTCGCGGCGCATTGCTGCAAGGAGGGGCTGCTCCCCTTCGACCCCACCGGCGTCGCGGCGCTCCTGGAGCACGCCTCGCGCCTGGTGGAGGACCAGGAGCGGCTCTCCTCGCAGTTCATGGAGCTCTCGGACCTGATCCGCGAGTCGAGCTACTGGGCCAAGCGTGACGGAGCGCAGATTGTGGACCGCAGCTGGGTCAAGAGGGCGATCCAGGAGAAGACCTACCGTTCCAACCGTATCGAGGAGCGGATCCACGAGTACCTGGCCCGGGGGGTGATCCTGTGCGACACCAAGGGGAGCGTCGTGGGGCAGATCAACGGGCTTTCCGTGATCACCATGGGTGACTACACCTTCGGCAGGCCCTCGCGCCTCACCATTCGCGTCTCCCAGGGGCGCGCCGGCATGGTCAACATCGAGCGCGAGGTGAAGCTCTCCGGCCCGATCCACGACAAGGGGGTTCTGATCCTGACCGGCTACCTGGCGGGGAAGTTCGGGCAGGAGCAGCCGCTCTCCTTCTCCGCCCATATCTGCTTCGAGCAGTCCTACGAGGGGGTCGAGGGGGACAGCGCCTCCTCGGCCGAGCTCTACGGACTTCTCTCCGCCTTTTCCGGGCTTCCCGTCAGGCAGGGGATCGCCGTGACCGGCAGCGTCAACCAGCACGGGCAAATCCAGCCCATCGGCGGGGTGAACTACAAGATCGAGGGGTTCTTCGCCGTCTGCAAGGCCAAGGGGCTGACCGGCGAGCAAGGGGTGATGATCCCCAAGATCAACGAGCACAACCTGATGCTGAGCGACGAGGTGGTGCAGGCGGTTTCCGACGGGATGTTCCACATCTGGAGCGTGTCCGAGGTCGAGGAGGGGATCGAGATCCTCACCGGAGTGCCGGCCGGGAAAGTGGGCGACGATGGTCGCTACCCGGAGGGGAGCGTGAACTTCCTGGTGCAGAAGAAGCTCAAGACCATGCTGGATAACATGCGCAAGCTGCAGTTGCAGGATAAGGAGGGGAAGGAGGGGAAGGACGAGCCGGTGAAGCTCCTGGAGTAG
- a CDS encoding cytochrome c3 family protein: MKRSAIAAAALAVMMMAAQAMAVSAGKSVEWPTSMGKVTFKGDDHAGKGLKCNECHTKIFKMKKGSTTMKMADINAGKYCGECHNGKKAFKPAGNCAKCHKK; the protein is encoded by the coding sequence ATGAAACGTAGTGCGATTGCAGCGGCGGCTCTGGCGGTGATGATGATGGCGGCACAGGCGATGGCGGTTTCCGCCGGCAAGAGCGTGGAATGGCCCACCTCGATGGGGAAGGTGACCTTCAAGGGTGACGACCACGCCGGCAAGGGGCTCAAGTGCAACGAGTGCCACACCAAGATCTTCAAGATGAAGAAGGGTTCCACCACCATGAAGATGGCCGACATCAACGCCGGGAAGTACTGCGGCGAGTGCCACAACGGCAAGAAGGCCTTCAAGCCCGCCGGCAACTGCGCCAAGTGCCACAAGAAGTAG
- a CDS encoding diacylglycerol/lipid kinase family protein yields MTRRCFLIVNPTSGTYSQQKVAGIMAGLTGRGLAPELLPTQSAADPARFAARICAEESDPLIVVAGGDGTINGVLNGLVPGAATLGVVPLGTSNVLARELEIASVDDALDRLARGETRPVSVGEIVAGGEHRRFVLMAGAGFDGAVVRDVRLCEKRTLGKGAYVLSALRTLWNWDASRLTVAGGGRSVSCHGVIVCNASKYGGNFILAPEADLFAPGFQVLCISGGRLAYLGLALGLLNGTAVFSSHVNSFSAAALEISGDKAVQLDGDYVCPTPVSIRTVPDLVRLVV; encoded by the coding sequence TTGACCAGACGCTGTTTCCTGATCGTGAACCCGACCTCGGGTACCTACTCGCAACAAAAAGTCGCAGGCATCATGGCGGGGCTCACCGGGCGCGGCCTCGCGCCGGAGCTCCTCCCCACCCAAAGCGCCGCCGACCCGGCCCGCTTCGCCGCCCGCATCTGCGCGGAGGAGAGCGATCCGCTCATCGTGGTGGCCGGGGGGGACGGCACCATCAACGGCGTGCTGAACGGCCTGGTTCCCGGGGCGGCCACCCTGGGCGTGGTACCCTTGGGCACCTCCAACGTGCTCGCGCGCGAGCTTGAAATCGCCTCCGTGGACGACGCCCTGGACCGCCTGGCACGCGGCGAGACCCGCCCCGTATCCGTGGGCGAGATCGTGGCCGGCGGGGAGCATAGGCGCTTCGTGCTCATGGCGGGGGCCGGCTTCGACGGGGCCGTGGTGCGCGACGTGCGCCTCTGCGAGAAGAGGACGCTGGGGAAAGGCGCCTATGTCCTCTCCGCGCTGCGTACCCTGTGGAACTGGGACGCCTCCCGGCTCACGGTGGCGGGAGGGGGGAGGAGCGTCTCCTGCCACGGCGTCATCGTCTGCAACGCCTCGAAGTACGGCGGCAATTTCATCCTGGCGCCGGAGGCCGACCTCTTCGCCCCCGGCTTCCAGGTGCTCTGCATCTCCGGCGGGCGGCTGGCCTACCTTGGGCTCGCCCTGGGCCTTTTGAACGGCACCGCCGTCTTCAGCAGCCACGTCAACTCCTTCAGCGCCGCCGCCTTGGAGATCTCCGGCGACAAGGCGGTTCAGCTGGACGGGGACTACGTCTGCCCCACTCCGGTTTCCATCCGGACCGTCCCGGACCTGGTCCGGCTGGTGGTCTGA
- a CDS encoding TIGR04283 family arsenosugar biosynthesis glycosyltransferase, with protein sequence MPFDVSPELSVVVPVYNEEGNVAPFLAALSRQQGVSLEVILSDGASSDRTVHIAREECGKLPFPLTVIEGAKGRGGQLNRGVEAARAATLLFLHIDSAFEDPLALRKGVDALEEALPAGERVAGRFALRFGFPGSAPLPYRFYGAKAALDRPGCTHGDQGFLIRRDFFAQIGPYDTSLPLMEDTFLAERVRREGRWLLLPASITTSPRRFLAEGLLPRQTLNAILMNLAHIRQLSLIRGLQASYRSQDATARLKLKPFLVALHQAIGGLDAGERRRLWWRTGAYVRGNAWQIAFFLDVVTGGIREEGRGGRVLHLYDRFLARLIDNRGGDLAAALLTWLWFRLTLLVARDRG encoded by the coding sequence TTGCCCTTTGACGTAAGCCCCGAGCTGTCGGTCGTGGTGCCGGTCTACAACGAGGAGGGGAACGTGGCTCCCTTCCTTGCGGCGCTCTCCCGGCAGCAGGGGGTATCCCTGGAGGTGATCCTCTCCGACGGCGCCTCCAGCGACCGCACCGTGCATATCGCCCGGGAAGAATGCGGCAAACTCCCCTTCCCGCTCACGGTCATCGAGGGGGCCAAGGGACGGGGGGGACAGTTGAACCGGGGGGTGGAAGCGGCCCGCGCCGCGACCCTTCTCTTCCTGCACATCGATTCCGCTTTCGAGGACCCGCTTGCCCTGCGCAAAGGGGTGGATGCCCTCGAAGAGGCGCTCCCGGCCGGGGAACGGGTGGCCGGCCGCTTCGCCCTTCGCTTCGGCTTCCCCGGCTCCGCCCCGCTCCCCTACCGCTTCTACGGCGCCAAGGCCGCCCTGGACCGCCCCGGATGCACGCACGGCGACCAGGGCTTTTTGATCCGGCGCGACTTCTTCGCGCAGATCGGCCCCTACGACACGTCGCTGCCGCTCATGGAAGACACCTTCCTGGCCGAGCGGGTGCGGCGCGAGGGACGCTGGCTCCTCCTTCCGGCTTCCATCACCACCTCCCCGCGGCGCTTCCTGGCCGAGGGACTCCTCCCCAGGCAGACGCTGAACGCCATCCTGATGAACCTGGCCCACATCCGGCAGCTTTCCCTGATCCGTGGCCTGCAGGCGAGTTATCGCAGCCAGGACGCCACCGCGAGGCTAAAGCTCAAACCGTTCCTGGTGGCGCTGCATCAGGCCATAGGCGGCCTCGACGCCGGGGAGCGGCGCCGGCTCTGGTGGCGCACCGGCGCCTACGTGAGGGGAAATGCCTGGCAGATCGCTTTCTTTCTGGACGTGGTGACCGGCGGGATACGGGAAGAAGGGAGGGGGGGGAGGGTTCTGCATCTTTACGACCGCTTCCTGGCGCGGCTCATCGACAACAGGGGGGGCGACCTGGCGGCCGCCCTCCTGACCTGGCTCTGGTTCCGGCTGACGCTTCTGGTCGCGCGAGATCGAGGTTAA
- the lipB gene encoding lipoyl(octanoyl) transferase LipB translates to MVVRDVGLIGYQEAFELQESLVAQVREGGAETLLLLEHHPVYTIGAGGNLGNLLDPAIEAVRVNRGGDVTYHGPGQLVGYPILDLGRRGRDLHRYLRFLECFLIDLCGCLGVEGFTVPGKTGVWTCRGKLAAIGVGVRSWVTMHGFSMNAAADVSPFGSINPCGMPECRITSLTLERRQQTTVPDLKALAGQRFEALLESNLPRS, encoded by the coding sequence ATGGTCGTCCGCGATGTCGGCCTGATCGGTTACCAGGAAGCGTTTGAGCTGCAGGAGAGCCTGGTGGCCCAGGTGCGGGAGGGGGGGGCGGAGACGCTGCTTCTTCTGGAACACCACCCGGTGTACACCATCGGCGCCGGGGGTAACCTCGGCAACCTGCTCGACCCGGCCATCGAGGCCGTGCGCGTCAACCGCGGCGGCGACGTCACCTACCACGGCCCGGGACAGCTGGTCGGGTACCCGATACTCGACCTGGGGCGGCGCGGGCGCGACCTGCACCGCTACCTTCGTTTTCTGGAGTGCTTTTTGATCGACCTCTGCGGCTGCCTCGGCGTGGAGGGCTTCACCGTCCCGGGGAAGACCGGCGTCTGGACCTGCCGCGGCAAGCTCGCCGCCATCGGCGTCGGCGTCAGGAGCTGGGTCACCATGCACGGATTCTCGATGAACGCGGCAGCCGACGTGTCACCCTTTGGCAGCATCAACCCCTGCGGCATGCCAGAGTGCCGCATCACCTCGCTCACTCTCGAGCGCCGTCAGCAGACCACCGTACCAGACCTCAAAGCCTTGGCCGGGCAACGGTTCGAAGCGCTGCTCGAATCGAACCTGCCGCGCAGTTAA